From the genome of Candidatus Cloacimonas sp.:
TAAGCGCCAACATATTCAAAATAAACAGTGGTAAAATCAATAGGTCAAAAATTGGCATCGGAAGGCGTAACAATGCTAAAATAGCCAAGATAGATAAAATCGCAAAGACAATTTGTCTCCACCAAGTGTTTTTAGTTTGTGAATGACCCGCAATTACAGTTGTAGAAGCACTATAAATTATAATGCAACCCAAAATTATCAGCAACAATAAAAGCGTAAAGAGGACAAAATCGAACTTTTTACGGTTAATGAACATTATTGCCTTCCACAGGGGTAGTGGAAACAGGTTCAGTTTCCGTTTCAGAAGTGTTTAATTCATTTTCTTCCAGCCCCGCTTCCGATTCTGCCGCTTCCACATTTTCTGCCGTTCCCAATTGGGGAGGCAAAGGAGTAACTTTTTTGATGTTTTCCAGATTACCCAGATAATAATTAAAAATTTTAGCCGTTAAAGGAGCTGCCATAGCTCCTCCTCCCCCTGCATTTTCCAGAAAAACGGTTACTACAATCTCTGGTTTATTGGTTACCAGATAGCCACAAAACCAGGCATGCGTTTTTCTGCCCATAACATTTTCCGCGGAACCAGTTTTACCATAAACCGTGGCTCCAGTAATTTTTGCATTGGCGCCTGTGCCTCCTGGGGCATTAACTACAGACCATAAACCCTGTTGAATGGTTTTCAGGGTTTCCGGTTTCATCGGTAATTTCTTTTTTGCTAAGGGCATAACCTGTTCGCGAGTTAAGCGTCCTCTGCCCACTGTTTGTTTCAATAAATGGGGCTGAGTCCATAAACCGTTATTGGCAATGGCTCCGTAAAAAGCATTTAACTGTAAAGGTGTAGTAAGCACTTCTCCCTGGCCAATGGCTAAATTTACTTTATGACCAATAATGCCTTCTTTTTTGCCATAGGTCTTTCTATACCAATCCGCGGTGGGAAAAAAGCCCTGTCTCTCATTGGGTAAATCAATTCCCGTTCTTCCAAAGAGAAAAGAATTGCGCACATAATTGTAAAAATCATTTAGATTGATTTTTAAGGAAAGATCGTAAAAAAAAGTGTCGCAAGAAAGCTTTAAGGCATCAATCACATTATTACTGCCATGTCCACTACTATACCAACAACGGAAAAAGCGGTTACCAATTTTAAGTCCACCGGTACAAAAAGCCAAATGCGTGTCTGGAGTTATCAAACCTTTGTCTAAACCAATTCCTGCTGTAATTGGTTTAAAAACGGATCCCGGTGGATAAGTTCCATAAATGATTCTATC
Proteins encoded in this window:
- the mrdA gene encoding penicillin-binding protein 2 translates to MIKNQTTVTFSIVLAILFLLLGGWLFRLQVIEGAKYQRIAESNFVRIRRITATRGEIYDHKYRTIVQNVPSHNLYLTSGKITNLPALSKFLEANFGIPANELKELVFQQRFKTYEEILLADNIPYETTLILSEELNYFPELSFRIGSTRNYLYPNHFTGYVGRINEQEYELYQNEDYSLNSYIGKTGLERFYEVLLRGKDGREIVQVDSRGRSLQLFEEGGNIEPLNGLSLVLTIDNDLQDFVSGIFPPGMNGAIIVSDVRSGGILAYVSKPDFDPNLFMQKITPETWDFLNREEKPMMDRIIYGTYPPGSVFKPITAGIGLDKGLITPDTHLAFCTGGLKIGNRFFRCWYSSGHGSNNVIDALKLSCDTFFYDLSLKINLNDFYNYVRNSFLFGRTGIDLPNERQGFFPTADWYRKTYGKKEGIIGHKVNLAIGQGEVLTTPLQLNAFYGAIANNGLWTQPHLLKQTVGRGRLTREQVMPLAKKKLPMKPETLKTIQQGLWSVVNAPGGTGANAKITGATVYGKTGSAENVMGRKTHAWFCGYLVTNKPEIVVTVFLENAGGGGAMAAPLTAKIFNYYLGNLENIKKVTPLPPQLGTAENVEAAESEAGLEENELNTSETETEPVSTTPVEGNNVH